GGATGGCTGGAGCGGCTCCTCTTCCTGTGGGAGCTGTTCTGGCATTTGCATTTAGTTCCAGGGCACAGGAACAGGGAGGCCCTGGAGGGCCTGTGGCTGGTGGGCTGGGCAAGCCGTGCGCTGGCCCCTGGGCCCCCTGCCAGCCCTCTCCGTAGACCCGGGTCCGGGGCCGTGTGGGTTGCTCGCGAGTGATGCCTGTCCTTCTTGCCCCCAGAGATCTTGAAGGAGCTGGACGAGTGCTACGAGCGCTTTAGCCGCGAGACGGACGGGGCGCAGAAGCGGCGGATGCTGCACTGTGTGCAGCGCGCGCTGATCCGCAGCCAGGAGCTGGGCGATGAGAAGATCCAGATCGTGAGCCAGATGGTGGAGCTGGTGGAGAACCGCACGCGGCAGGTGGACAGCCACGTGGAGCTGTTCGAGGCGCAGCAGGAGCTGGGCGACACAGCGGGCAACAGCGGCAAGGCTGGCGCGGACAGGCCCAAAGGCGAGGCGGCAGCGCAGGCTGAGAAGCCCAACAGTAAGCGCTCGCGGCGGCAGCGCAACAACGAGAACCGCGAGAACGCGTCCAGCAACCACGACCACGAGGACGGCGCCTCGGGCACACCCAAGGAGAAGAAGGCCAAGACCTCCAAGAAGAAGAAGCGCTCCAAGGCCAAGGCGGAGCGGGAGGCGTCCCCTGCCGACCTCCCCATCGACCCCAACGAACCCACGTACTGTCTGTGCAACCAGGTCTCCTACGGGGAGATGATCGGCTGTGACAACGACGAGTGTCCCATCGAGTGGTTCCACTTCTCGTGCGTGGGGCTCAATCATAAACCCAAGGGCAAGTGGTACTGTCCCAAGTGCCGGGGGGAGAACGAGAAGACCATGGACAAAACCCTGGAGAAGTCCAAAAAAGAGAGGGCTCACAACAGGTAGTGCGTGGACAGGCGCCCGGCAGCGAGGAGGACAAAATAAACCGCGTATTTATTGCACTGCCGCCTTTGTTGAGGTGCAGGGAgtgtaaaatgtatatttttaaggaatGTTAGAAAAGGAACCATTCCTTTCATAGGGATGGCAGTGATTctgtttgccttttgttttcattggtacACGTGTAACAAGAAAGTGGTCTGTGGATCAGCATTTTAGAAACTACAAATATAGGTTTGATTCAACACCTAAGTCTCAGACTGATTTCTTGTGGGAGGAGGGGGACTAAACTCAGCCTAACACATTAAATGTGGAAGGAAAATACTTcatttagcttttttattttaataaaagtaatattacTTTATGAACAAATTTTTTAATTGGCCAGTCGCCAAAAATACAGCCTATAGTAAATGTGGTTCTTGCTGCCATGATGTATATCCATATAACAATTCAGTAACAAAGGTTTCAAGtttgaagattattttttaaaaaggtaaatggtTAAATTTTACAtgatagatattttatattttggcctGTTCCCCAAATGGCCATTTTAAAATGCTTGGGTACACTTCTCTTAAACAAGCGGTCTAGTCAAGGAACCTCAAGTCATGCTTTTGCTATCACGAATCATAGTGTAGCCATCTTTAATTTATATCAGGTGTATAAATGTACATTTCCAAGTGAACTTGCACTTGCTATATTATGATTGGAAGTGCAGTCAGCAGATGCTGTTGTGAAGCTAATGTCACAATTATGTGCAAAGGTGTGCTTCCTGCTGTATGTGAGCTGTAAAAATGTTAcgtgaagaaataaatgaaacttggCCAGTTTGTTCCTCTAGTAGTATATTTAATTTTGACataagtaacttttaaaatttgtcttaaaAATTTATACACCAGCAGTTTAGACGAAGCCTTaagtaaattttgtattattgttCTCACTTATTATTAATAATGAAGTTACCTAATTGCCAGCAAATAAATACGTGTCAAAACAGAATCTGTATTCAGACCCTGGGTCAGGAAATTACTGCCCACTTGTCAAGTCCAGTCCAACACCTGTTTGAACATTATATGGAGTTTAAATTctagtgtccataaataaagtttcagtGGAACAGAGCCGTGCTTATGTGCGTATGTATTGTCTGTGGATGCTTTTGCAAAATGGCAGAGTTCATTAGTTGCAACTGAGACCTTTTGAGTTGACAAGCCAAAACTATTTTCAGGCCCTCTGCAGAAagagtttgctgacctctgattTAAACTGGCATCTAACATTGATCTGCCCACATATTGAAAGGGTCAGTggagttttcatttgttttttatttttttgagacggagtttcgctcttgttccaggctggagtgcaatagcgcgatcttggctcactgcaacctccacctcccaggttcaagcgattctcttgcctctgcctcctgagtagctgggattacaggcacctgccactacgcccggctaattttgtatttttagtagagacacggtttctccatggtggtcacggctggtctcgaactcccaacctcaggtgatccacttgcctcggccttccaaagtgctgagattacaggtgtgagccaccatgcctggccggagttttaatttctttcttttttttgagatggagtctcgccccgtctccagcctggagtgcaatggcgcgatcttggctctctgcaacctccgcctctcgggctcaagcgattctcctgcctcagtctcctgagtagctgggactacaggtgcgtgccaccatgcccagctaatttttgtatttttagtagagatggggtttcaccatgttggccagtatggtctcgatttcttgaccgtgatccacacgcctcggcctcccaaactgctgggatgacaggcgtgagccaccatgccctaagTGATGCATGGTTCACTTTAACTTCGTACGTGGTAAAATCAGTTTCTTTCCATGATCTGTTTCACAGTCTCTGTGAAGCTTCCATGAAGAAGCAGTGAGTGATGACATTATAGAAGCTAAGTATACGGCATATATTTATTGTAAGTAAAACATTAAGTTTGCTGATTGTTTACTTGGGATAAACAATTATTGTGAACTTTATTTGTGCTGGACATAAGTGGCTGACTTATTTTCCAGTGAAATTCCATCACAGAGGGGTACTcggtagagaaatgcaaactgtAGTTGGTCATACACTGAAATTTGAACTTTTTACATATCAATATCTACAAATAGGTGTTTACTTTCCTGCAAAACTCCAGAACATTTAAGAGTCTTGGGTGTTTAAATTTGATGAGAtttacccaaatagtgaacaaAAAGAGCTTATGAAAATAAgttatagaattaaaataataaaaatccagTGACAATAAAAATAGCTGGAGTCTTtgcttatataaaattttatgctaatttttcacttttatattaaTTGGAGGTAATAATGGAAATTAAGTTATAGAAATGAAGATTCAATGAAATGCAGTTGCTAATACTGGATTTCTTCATATTCAGTTTTGGTGTGGGCAACTGGTGAAGAGAGACGGCTTGGAGGCCAAGCCTTGCAATCTAGGAACCCAGCCCTGTCCTTAAGGGCTTGATCTTGAATAAATTGCTTAACAGTTGGTCTGTAGTTCTACACTTTTAAAATACGTTTCACAGACGGTGGTTCTGAGAAATACATGAGGTTAAGTGAGTAAGGCACTGGCATATTCAAATGTTGGATattttttctctagctttcttCAAGTTTCTCATAAGGACAGGTGGGTAGCcacttactctttttaaaaatcagatacaATACAGAGTCATGTTTTGTTGGATTGGCAGTCTTAAATCACTCTTGTTATTTCCAGTGGAcataaaaaaatcacagataagTACTTAAAACACTCAAGATTTGGGATTTAGATCATGATTAGATACAGTAGAAAGATCCTGGAATTCCGACATGAGGACCAAAAATGGTACTGAATTCTTTTTGAAGAGCAGATTAGTGAAAAGCGATCTAATGTAGAACAGTTGCTTTTACTGAGACGTTCAATGCATATTTGTTGTATAATAACCAGGTTATTTACAGTGCGGATAAAGGGTCCAAAAAGTGTTTTCATTATGATGTAATACTTAGTATTGTAAACTGGACTAAGGAAACGTTGTATGTTCAGGGAAGTGTTGAGCAGCCATATTGTTCCTGGGACAGGCTCCCCAGGTGCTGAGAGAGGTGCTCCAGGAGTCACAGACCTACAGGCACTTACTTGCCGGTGACTGGGATGTCGGCTGGTGGTTTTCTTTTGGTGTGGTTAGAGCTATGCGAGTTGTCTCAATATTTGAGACTATCGGTGGTTGCCAATGCTGAATAAAGCATTTATCAAAGTAAAAGCCATTTCctgttattatatattattttagaacCAGCACACATTTAGTCGTGATATCCTTTTGTAGTTCACGTTCATGTAGTGTCCCAGGTAAAATAAGTTACCTGGAACTTACctgaacattttaatatttcattaaagtATTAAATCTTTTTATTCGGCATAATGATGAGGAGCTTCATCTGTGCACTTCTAAAGGCATGATGTGCTCTCGAGGACATCTAGCTTTTTTCCTTCTATCTAAAGTAATTTGTGGCTCTGGAATCCTTGGCATATACGGAGCAAGGTTTTATTGATACTGTCCGCCTCCCTCTCTGTTTTAGCGTGTAGAATGTGCCTCTTCATCGCAGAGTCCAGGCagttctcagcactttgggggctagatttctggtttttttttttaatctggaaaaaTTGCTAGTCCATGACTGCATTTCTTGAGGCACTCATGTTCTCTGCACAGGCTTTCATTCTGAATTTATGTGGAGGGCTTAGGAAGACACGGCTAATGGGAAGGAGGTGGGAGAGCAAATGTGTGTTATGTTGCTAAGTCAAAATTGCCTCCTGAGGTTTTTTCATGAGGGGCTTTGTTTCAGAgtatttattttaactattttgtctttgttttttaagcagCTCATCAATGAGAAtccaaatattacatttttttttcctcacaaaccAAACATTAGTGAGCTGTGCCCCCTGTGCCACCAAAAGAATGACAGGAATTCTATAACTGGAATGAAGAAAATCATTAAGTCAGTTCTCTTTCCTTACCTCAATACTATGTATTacctgatttttttcataaagatggGGTTGGTATTTTTCCAATTAAAACCCCCAATCTGAAAAGAAGTCACTGCAAACTGAATAACaggttaaatcttttttttttttttttttttttctgagatggtgtcttgctctgtcacccaggctggagtgcagtagcctgatctcgactgactgcaacctctgcttcccaggttcagcattctcttgcctcagcctcccgagttgctgggattactggcacgcaccactatgcccagctaatatttttgtatttttggtagagatagggttgcaccatgttggccaggcggtcatgaactcctgacctcatgatttgcctgccttggcctcctatagtgctgggattacaggtgtgagccgccatgcccagcctaggtTAAATCTTGACTGCAGCCAGTCAATGCTCCATTAaagcaaattttttctttttctttcttttctcttttttttttttttgagacggaatcttgctcttgttgctcaggctggtgtgcaatggcacgatctcggctcactgcaaccttcgcttcctgggttgaagctattctcttgccgcagcctcccaagtagctgggattacaggtgtgcatcaccacgcccggctaatttttgtatttttagtagagacagggttttaccatgttggccaggctggtctcgaactcctgacctctggtgatccacctgcctcagcctcccaaagtgctgggactacaggcgtgagtgagccaccgtgcctggctaaggtagaaattttcttttttttttttgaagtggttAGAAAAGTTTATGTTCTGCttcggatttttttttctttttctttttctttcttttttttttttttgagatggagttttgctcttgttgcccaggctggagtgtaatggtgcaatcttggctcactgcagcctccgcctcctgggttcaagagattttcctgcctcagcctcccgagtagctgggattacaggcatgcgccaccacgccatgcccaactaattttgtatttttagtagagacgggatttctccatgttggtcaggctggtctcgaactcccgacctcaggtgatctacccacctcagtctcccaaagtgctgagattacaggcgtgagcacctaGCCCCTTAGGATATTTTTCTAAGGCATCACAAGTTACACATCCAAACTCTTCAATgctctaatattttatattaaagtaGAATTTTCTACGAAACAAGAAAATGCTTGTTTCAGCAAGCAACTTTAAGGTACTCAGTGTCACGGTATACGTATATCAATATAGCCACCATTTATTGCCTTCTATATGCTAGACACTGCTAGCACagtatactttatattttatgacGACCCTGCCAAAAAATGGACGCTTTTCCTGATGAAGGTGCCAAGACTCAGGTCAGGGACCTGACTTGCACAAGGCCAACGCCCTTCATCTGGCTCCAAAACCGTCATCCTCGACCACCACCCGGCACCCGGAGGCCTCCTCATGGTCAGGACCTGGTGTTGCTGCTGGTGTTTCCTGAACGCCTAACATGCCAGGAGCATGCTGTCCTCTCATCTCTGCGGGGGTCTTACGACTGAGAAAGGTGTAGAAGGTGAAAGAAACGCTCATGGTCTCACGGGAGGAGAGAGCGAAAAAGTCGTAATTGCTGGGCTTCTTTTCCTGAATGAAGGGGTCTGCAGGAACCACGGATGTTTGCACCACCAAGTTCTCATGCTTCTGATTTTCCTCCAGGTAAACCAGGATGCTAACTTCAAGTTTCTTGTTTTGCTTTAcagtgaattttaggattgtaaTTTACCTGcaaggttttatttgtttgttttgttttgttttgtttttttgagattgagtttagcccaggctggagtgcaatggcatgatctctgctcaccgcaacctctgcctcccaggttcgagcaatttgCCTAccttagccacctgagtagctgggattacaggcacgtgctgccacacctggctaattttgtatttttagtagagacgggatttctccatgttggcgaggctggtctcaaactcctgacctcaggtgatccgcctgccttggcctcccaaagtgctgggattacaggtgtgagccaccgtgcccagcctacctgCAAGGTTTTAAGCAGTTCACCAGGAGCCATGCATGGTGCTAGAATCAGCATGAGAGTCAAAGTCAGATTTGAATCAGGACTAGTTTATCACAGGCTGACCTCAAGGAAGTCACTCTTCTCAGCCCAGTGTCCTCAGAAGCAAAATAAGGACAGTGATAATGCCCATCCCATGAGTGGAGGCCCAGACTTGTTAATGTCTGAAAATACTTTGGAAGTACTAGAGCACCGTACAGATAATAATTTGAGTAATATTTTTGgtcaaattattctattttaccACATGTATTATTAAAAAATGGACTTGCGATTCCTTACAGCTGAAGAGAATCAAGTCTGCccttagcttcttttttttttttttttttttttttttttttttttttttNNNNNNNNNNNNNNNNNNNNNNNNNNNNNNNNNNNNNNNNNNNNNNNNNNNNNNNNNNNNNNNNNNNNNNNNNNNNNNNNNNNNNNNNNNNNNNNNNNNNaagtttttttttttttttgagacggagtctcgctctgtcgcccaggctggagtgcagtggcacgatctcggctcaccgcaagctccacctcccgggttcacgccattctcccgcctcagcctctgagtagctgggactacaggcgccgccaccacgcccggctagttttttgtatttttagtagagaccgggtttcaccatgttagccaggatggcctcgatctcctgacctcgtgatccacccgcctcggcctcccaaagtgctgggattacaggcttgagccaccgcgcccggcctatttttggtcaaattattctattttatcacATGTATTATTAAAAAATGGACTTGCGATTCCTTACAGCTGAAGAGAATCAAGTCCGCCCTTAGCTTCTAGTGGTCACTGCCAGGTCCCTGCTGCACGAGGAGGAAGTCCTCCATGGCTGCTTTTCTGTAAACAATTCAATTTCTCTTTGTAGAACACAGAAGTAAAtacatcaaatttttattttttagcagtaATCAGAGCCTATTAAACTTCATTTTGACTCACCTCTTGATTGAATTCAGAGTAGGCAGAAAATCTCTTTCAGTCTCTTCACTGTgtgggtgaggaaactgaggctcacggGTGATGAAGCCACTTCCTCAAAGGCGCTCCATGGGTTGGCGGCGGGGCTGCCAGCAGGATAAAGTGCTGTTACCTCAGGCCGGCGCCGCTGCCCTGCTCCATCAGCCCTGCCGTTTCATGGGTGCACCTGTTCTCATTAATGCAGACGTTAGGAACTGTGGGTCTCTCGTGTTAAGCCACCGGCCTTTAATAAAGACGTGTAGAGTAAAGACTGAATCCAAGAATTGACATTTAaacatgaaacattttcttttctaacttggAAACCAGTTCTAAAAACACACCTAAAAGGGAATTTCAGTTTGATTTGTGTGAAGGGAGTATTTTTGGATAAATGTGTATGCCATTGGAAATGCAGTATTTCTAAATGATTAATATTTAAGACGTTAATGTGGTTAGATGTTAATCGCCcaattaatgtaatatttttattataaaattttataaaaacaaatgtaaataatcGTTCACAGAGTTTAACAATATATCCATTTACACAGATGTCTGGAAACAGTTtgctgtctcccaaagtgtttgtTTAACATAAGAAATTGTTTGataaatacttattttctatattatttgaGCATCTTTTGGTTACAAGTAACAATAATTGACTCTGTCTCAAGCAAAGATAAGAAAGATAACAGAAGTGTCAGAAAATTCAGGAATCAGAAGAGCAATGACGGCACCGCAGCAAGGATTTCTCTGTGCAGCACAGATGTGTTCAGAAACAGTGTGGACCAGGTGGAGATTGATCCGTGAGGCACGCAGTGGCCAAGGGGTAGATGGTGTGGTGGACACTGAGTTGCTGGAGCCTGTCGTGGACAGTCAGGTACTATGTTAGAGcgaatgtttccattttaaaaacacttgcCCGGCCAGGTgcggcggatcatgaagtcaggagatcgagaccatcctggccaacatggtgaaaccctgtctctactaaaaatacaaaaaatcagccgggcgtggtggcacgcacctgtagtcccagctactcgggaggc
This is a stretch of genomic DNA from Theropithecus gelada isolate Dixy chromosome 17, Tgel_1.0, whole genome shotgun sequence. It encodes these proteins:
- the ING1 gene encoding inhibitor of growth protein 1 isoform X2, whose product is MLSPANGEQLHLVNYVEDYLDSIESLPFDLQRNVSLMREIDAKYQEILKELDECYERFSRETDGAQKRRMLHCVQRALIRSQELGDEKIQIVSQMVELVENRTRQVDSHVELFEAQQELGDTAGNSGKAGADRPKGEAAAQAEKPNSKRSRRQRNNENRENASSNHDHEDGASGTPKEKKAKTSKKKKRSKAKAEREASPADLPIDPNEPTYCLCNQVSYGEMIGCDNDECPIEWFHFSCVGLNHKPKGKWYCPKCRGENEKTMDKTLEKSKKERAHNR
- the ING1 gene encoding inhibitor of growth protein 1 isoform X1, with product MAVAGTPGLGARGRGCSSGRLPRPARPACRQSQAASLLTRGRGRAWPGKQILKELDECYERFSRETDGAQKRRMLHCVQRALIRSQELGDEKIQIVSQMVELVENRTRQVDSHVELFEAQQELGDTAGNSGKAGADRPKGEAAAQAEKPNSKRSRRQRNNENRENASSNHDHEDGASGTPKEKKAKTSKKKKRSKAKAEREASPADLPIDPNEPTYCLCNQVSYGEMIGCDNDECPIEWFHFSCVGLNHKPKGKWYCPKCRGENEKTMDKTLEKSKKERAHNR
- the ING1 gene encoding inhibitor of growth protein 1 isoform X3, with protein sequence MLHCVQRALIRSQELGDEKIQIVSQMVELVENRTRQVDSHVELFEAQQELGDTAGNSGKAGADRPKGEAAAQAEKPNSKRSRRQRNNENRENASSNHDHEDGASGTPKEKKAKTSKKKKRSKAKAEREASPADLPIDPNEPTYCLCNQVSYGEMIGCDNDECPIEWFHFSCVGLNHKPKGKWYCPKCRGENEKTMDKTLEKSKKERAHNR